GGTGTTCACCACGGTCGTCGGCAACGGCGGCGAGGCGATCACCGACAAGGCCGACAGCCGCGCCGTCGACGCGCCGGTGGTCAAGGGCATCGGCGACTGCATGCTGTACCTGGTCGACCGCTACGGCAGCGCCGGTTCGATCTACGACGGCGACTACCTGCCGGTGCAGGGCGCCGACCAGGACCCGAAGGGGTTCGGCCTGACCTTCATCGACCACCTGACCCACAACCTGTACTTCGGCAACATGCAGCAGTGGTCGGACTACTACGAGCGCCTGTTCAACTTCCGCGAGATCCGCTACTTCGACATCAAGGGCGCCAAGACCGGCCTGGTGTCGAAGGCGATGACCGCGCCGGACGGCATCGTCCGCATCCCGCTCAACGAGTCGTCGGATCCGAAGTCGCAGATCAACGAATACCTCGACGCCTACAAGGGCGAGGGCATCCAGCACATCGCCTGCTTCACCGACAACATCTACGACACGGTCGAAGCGATGCGCGAACAGGGCGTGGCGTTCCTCGATACGCCTGAGACCTACTTCGACGTGATCGACAAGCGCGTGCCCAACCACGGCGAGGACGTGCCGCGCCTGGCGCGCAACAAGATCCTGATCGACGCCGACCCGGAAACCCACCAGCGCAAGCTGCTGCAGATCTTCACCCAGAACGCGATCGGGCCGATCTTCTTCGAGATCATCCAGCGCAAGGGCAACGAAGGCTTCGGCGAAGGCAACTTCCAGGCGTTGTTCGAGAGCATCGAACGCGACCAGATGCGTCGCGGCGTGCTGTAAGGTCTGCTTCAGTCGAGCCCTCACCCAACCCCTCTGCCGCAAGCGGGAGAGGGGCTTAAACAAAGCGATGCCTGCATGACCATCCGCAGCAACGGCTACCAATCCGGTTTCGGCAACGAGTTCGCCAGCGAGGCCGTCGCCGGCTCGCTGCCGCAGGGGCGCAATTCGCCGCAGCGTGTGGCGCACGGTCTCTACGCCGAGCAGCTGTCGGGCACGGCATTCACCGCGCCGCGCCACGCCAACCGGCGCAGCTGGCTGTACCGGATCCTTCCGGCGGCCATGCACGGCACGTTTGCGCCGTACCGGCAGCCGCGCTTCCACAACGACTTCGGCGATGGCCCGGTGCCGCCGGACCAGCTGCGCTGGAATCCGTTGCCGATGCCGAAGCAGGCGGTGGACTTCGTCGACGGCCTGTACACGATGGCCGGCAACGGCTCGCCGGCCGGGCAGCACGGCGTCGGCATCCATCTGTACGCCGCCAATCGCGACATGCACGGCCGCTACTTCTACGACGCCGACGGCGAGCTGCTGATCGTGCCGCAGCAGGGCCGGCTGCATATCGCCACCGAGATGGGCGTGCTCGACATCGAACCGCAGCAGATCGCGGTGATCCCGCGCGGCGTGCGTTTCGCGGTGTCGCTGCCCGACGGAGAAGCACGCGGCTACGTCTGCGAGAACTTCGGCGCGATGCTGCAGTTGCCCGACCTGGGTCCGATCGGCAGCAACGGCCTGGCCAACTCGCGCGACTTCCAGACTCCGCACGCCGCCTACGAAGACGTTGATGGCGATTTCGAACTGATCGCCAAGTTCCAGGGCCACCTGTGGCGTGCCGACATCGGCCATTCGCCGCTGGACGTGGTGGCATGGCATGGCAACTACGCGCCCTGCCAGTACGACCTGCGCCGCTTCAACGCCATCGGTTCGATCAGTTACGACCATCCCGATCCGAGCATCTTCCTGGTGCTGCATTCGCCCAGCGATACACCCGGGACCAGCAACCTGGACTTCGTGATCTTCCCGCCGCGCTGGCTGGTGGCGCAGGACACGTTCCGTCCACCGTGGTTCCACCGCAACATCGCCAGCGAGTTCATGGGCCTGGTGCACGGAGCCTACGACGCCAAGGCCGAAGGCTTCTCTCCGGGCGGTGCCTCGCTGCACAACTCGATGAGCGGACACGGGCCGGATGCGGCCACGTTCGAGAAGGCCAGCGCCGCCGACCTCGCCAGGCCGGATGTGATCGCCGACACAATGGCGTTCATGTTCGAGACCCGCGCGGTGATCCGGCCGACATTGCAGGCACTGGAAGCCGCGCACCGCCAGCGCGATTACCAGGCGTGCTGGGCAGGGCTGAAGAAGCACTTCAGCGCGTAATGACCACCTCCGCCTGCGCTGCGCATCTATGCGCTGCGTTCACGGCGGCGGGGTAGTCTGCCCCACTTGCCTTGTGTGCTTGCGGAGCAGTGTCGGTGAAATGGCTGTTGTCCCTGGCGGTGGTGGGCCTTTCGGCTTGCAGCGAGCGTGCGGTCGAAACGCCCGCACCATCGACAGCAGCGGGCGCGCCGGCACCCACCCGCGAAGTCGTCGCCCCGGCCCGGGGCGCGATGCCGGCACCGGGCACGATTGGATTTGCCGGTTTCGGCCCGGCGCCGTTCGGCGCCAGCGACGAGCAGGTGCGGATGGCGTGG
Above is a genomic segment from Lysobacter sp. S4-A87 containing:
- the hmgA gene encoding homogentisate 1,2-dioxygenase, producing the protein MTIRSNGYQSGFGNEFASEAVAGSLPQGRNSPQRVAHGLYAEQLSGTAFTAPRHANRRSWLYRILPAAMHGTFAPYRQPRFHNDFGDGPVPPDQLRWNPLPMPKQAVDFVDGLYTMAGNGSPAGQHGVGIHLYAANRDMHGRYFYDADGELLIVPQQGRLHIATEMGVLDIEPQQIAVIPRGVRFAVSLPDGEARGYVCENFGAMLQLPDLGPIGSNGLANSRDFQTPHAAYEDVDGDFELIAKFQGHLWRADIGHSPLDVVAWHGNYAPCQYDLRRFNAIGSISYDHPDPSIFLVLHSPSDTPGTSNLDFVIFPPRWLVAQDTFRPPWFHRNIASEFMGLVHGAYDAKAEGFSPGGASLHNSMSGHGPDAATFEKASAADLARPDVIADTMAFMFETRAVIRPTLQALEAAHRQRDYQACWAGLKKHFSA
- the hppD gene encoding 4-hydroxyphenylpyruvate dioxygenase; this encodes MQVTTFENPLGIDGFEFVEFAAPAGQGELLHDYFRKLGFSAVLHHKTRPITVYRQGGVNFLVNEDPDSFAAEFAAKHGPSACGFAIRFRKPANEVFTTVVGNGGEAITDKADSRAVDAPVVKGIGDCMLYLVDRYGSAGSIYDGDYLPVQGADQDPKGFGLTFIDHLTHNLYFGNMQQWSDYYERLFNFREIRYFDIKGAKTGLVSKAMTAPDGIVRIPLNESSDPKSQINEYLDAYKGEGIQHIACFTDNIYDTVEAMREQGVAFLDTPETYFDVIDKRVPNHGEDVPRLARNKILIDADPETHQRKLLQIFTQNAIGPIFFEIIQRKGNEGFGEGNFQALFESIERDQMRRGVL